A single Deltaproteobacteria bacterium DNA region contains:
- a CDS encoding CaiB/BaiF CoA-transferase family protein: protein MSSSDTNGGLALSGVRVMAFEQVLAGPFGTGLLGEMGAEVIKIERPGVGDLIRHWDTAVKGLSSGYVWLNRNKRSLTVDVKKPEGLEVLHKLAQTTDVFFENYAPGVAERVGLGWETLHEINPRLIYCSLSGYGQDGPYRDVKAYDLLIQGEAGIIATTGYPDKPARAGVSVSDIASGMYAALGIVLALFQREKTGEGQVIDISMFESILSWLGYFPHHYWHRGEEPDRVGMRHHYVTPYGPYMTGDGEYVNLAVATPKDWEVFCLKVMESPALMEDPRFATVEARRENRGALEETIEQLFLEHGHETWLERLQAAELPNGKVRGIAQVLAHPQAAARRMIREVDSPVGKVPVIGSPLNLSGSPPRYDPIPDLGDATDSILEELGYDAEAIARLHRDQAV from the coding sequence GTGAGCTCATCCGACACCAACGGCGGCCTCGCGCTCAGCGGCGTACGGGTCATGGCCTTCGAGCAGGTCCTCGCCGGGCCCTTCGGCACCGGCCTGCTGGGAGAGATGGGGGCCGAGGTCATCAAGATCGAGCGCCCCGGCGTGGGCGACCTGATCCGCCACTGGGACACCGCCGTCAAGGGGCTGTCATCGGGCTACGTGTGGCTCAACCGCAACAAGCGAAGCCTCACGGTGGACGTCAAGAAGCCGGAGGGCCTGGAGGTCCTCCACAAGCTCGCGCAGACCACCGACGTTTTCTTCGAAAACTACGCCCCCGGCGTGGCCGAGCGCGTGGGGCTGGGTTGGGAAACCCTCCACGAGATCAACCCGCGGCTCATCTACTGCTCCCTATCCGGCTACGGCCAGGACGGCCCCTACCGGGACGTCAAGGCCTACGACCTGCTGATCCAGGGCGAGGCCGGCATCATCGCCACCACGGGCTACCCCGACAAGCCCGCCCGGGCCGGCGTGTCCGTGTCCGACATCGCCTCCGGCATGTACGCCGCCCTGGGCATCGTCCTGGCGTTGTTCCAGCGGGAGAAGACCGGCGAGGGGCAGGTCATCGACATCTCCATGTTCGAGAGCATCCTCTCCTGGCTGGGCTACTTTCCGCACCACTACTGGCACCGGGGAGAGGAGCCCGACCGGGTGGGCATGCGGCACCACTACGTGACCCCCTACGGCCCCTACATGACGGGCGACGGCGAGTACGTGAACCTAGCCGTGGCCACGCCCAAGGACTGGGAGGTCTTCTGCCTCAAGGTGATGGAAAGCCCCGCGCTGATGGAAGACCCCCGCTTCGCCACGGTGGAGGCGCGCAGGGAAAACCGCGGCGCGCTGGAGGAAACCATCGAGCAGCTCTTCCTGGAGCACGGCCACGAGACCTGGCTCGAACGCCTGCAGGCGGCGGAGCTGCCCAACGGCAAAGTCCGGGGCATCGCCCAGGTGCTGGCCCATCCCCAGGCCGCCGCCCGGCGCATGATCCGGGAGGTGGACTCCCCCGTGGGCAAGGTGCCGGTCATCGGCAGCCCCCTGAACCTGTCCGGCAGCCCGCCCCGCTACGACCCCATCCCGGATCTGGGCGACGCCACCGACTCGATCCTCGAAGAGCTCGGCTACGACGCCGAGGCCATCGCGCGGCTGCACCGGGACCAAGCAGTCTGA